The Apium graveolens cultivar Ventura chromosome 11, ASM990537v1, whole genome shotgun sequence genome has a window encoding:
- the LOC141696008 gene encoding uncharacterized protein LOC141696008, which yields MTCPCRNCKNNKWQHREFIYDHLICSGPYPLYVNWIVEVSQILSPNNGSEDEDMDWENNLYFGDNLDEMLDRINGPNVDSKRFYEEGKQPLYPGCKKFSRSSFIVRLYSLKCVHGIMESGFGDILELIRDAFPEENVPLSSYIAKNVIKELGIDYKKINACPNHCMLYWGEDEKEDSCKTCGLSRWIVREKKGTSDSNPEKVIHKVPANVMQYFPLKPRLQRLFMCKDLSELMVWHAVGCQRDRKLRHPADAEAWKTIDARYPQFASENRNIRLGLAAGGFNPFRTMNTNHSTWPIVLVNYNLPPWLCMMPENLILSNLISGPDSTKNSIDVYMQPLVAELTELWNEGIQTYDAFTHQTFILRASILWTISDFPGYAMLSGWSTKVT from the coding sequence ATGACATGCCCTTGCCGGAATTGTAAAAATAATAAGTGGCAACATCGAGAATTTATCTACGATCATCTCATATGTAGTGGTCCTTACCCATTATATGTGAACTGGATTGTAGAAGTTTCACAGATTTTAAGTCCAAATAACGGtagtgaagatgaagatatgGACTGGGAGAATAATCTATATTTTGGAGATAATTTAGATGAGATGTTGGACCGTATAAATGGACCAAATGTTGATTCTAAAAGATTTTATGAGGAGGGAAAACAACCTTTATATCCAGGCTGTAAAAAATTCTCACGATCAAGTTTTATTGTCCGACTTTATTCCTTAAAATGTGTTCACGGAATTATGGAGTCAGGATTCGGGGATATACTAGAGCTGATCCGAGATGCGTTTCCAGAGGAAAACGTACCATTGTCTTCCTATATTGCAAAGAACGTGATTAAAGAGTTAGGGATCGATTATAAAAAAATAAACGCATGCCCTAACCATTGTATGTTGTATTGGGGTGAAGATGAAAAAGAGGACTCTTGCAAAACTTGCGGGCTTTCAAGATGGATTGTACGCGAGAAGAAAGGCACTTCAGACAGTAATCCGGAGAAGGTGATTCACAAAGTCCCGGCGAATGTGATGCAGTATTTTCCACTAAAGCCAAGGCTACAACGACTCTTTATGTGTAAAGATCTTTCGGAACTTATGGTATGGCACGCAGTTGGATGTCAAAGAGATAGGAAACTTAGACATCCCGCTGATGCCGAAGCTTGGAAAACAATAGATGCGAGATATCCCCAGTTCGCGTCAGAAAATAGAAACATCAGGCTAGGTTTAGCAGCTGGCGGTTTTAACCCTTTTCGTACCATGAATACAAATCACAGTACTTGGCCAATTGTTTTGGTCAATTACAACCTTCCACCCTGGTTGTGTATGATGCCAGAAAACCTCATTCTGTCAAATCTTATTTCTGGTCCAGATTCTACTAAAAATAGCATCGATGTCTATATGCAACCTCTAGTGGCTGAGTTGACAGAATTATGGAATGAAGGCATACAAACCTATGATGCCTTTACTCATCAGACCTTTATCTTACGTGCAAGTATTCTCTGGACAATTAGCGATTTCCCGGGATATGCGATGTTATCGGGATGGAGCACGAAGGTTACTTAG